One window of Medicago truncatula cultivar Jemalong A17 chromosome 2, MtrunA17r5.0-ANR, whole genome shotgun sequence genomic DNA carries:
- the LOC11411079 gene encoding myb family transcription factor PHL7 — translation MYHPTNVPDSSLVGSNPLVHGQHIDSGRSAMDPGSGGNSLANNSNLNSKQRLRWTHELHERFVDAVAQLGGPDRATPKGVLRVMGVQGLTIYHVKSHLQKYRLAKYLPDCSSDEGKKTDKKETGDMLSNLDGSSGMQITEALKLQMEVQKRLHEQLEVQRQLQLRIEAQGKYLKKIIEEQQRLSGVLSEAPGSGVSAPTPGDMFQQELDNKTEPATPDPEKAAKEHAPAKSLSAESFSSHHEPMTPDSGCQVGSPADSPNGERSTKKQRVSVEGAYLKSDMVLPHQILESSMPSYQQPNAIFLTQDHFDPSLGLSTRSGEELDKLGGRNM, via the exons ATGTATCATCCAACTAATGTTCCTGATTCGAGTTTAGTTGGAAGCAATCCATTAGTTCATGGTCAGCATATAGATTCTGGTAGGAGCGCAATGGATCCTGGTAGTGGAGGAAACAGTCTTGCCAACAACTCTAATCTCAACTCAAAGCAACGCTTGCGTTGGACGCATGAGCTACATGAACGCTTTGTTGATGCTGTGGCTCAACTTGGTGGCCCCGATC GTGCCACACCCAAAGGTGTCCTCAGAGTTATGGGTGTACAAGGCTTAACCATTTACCATGTCAAGAGCCATTTGCAG AAATACCGACTAGCAAAATACTTACCTGACTGCTCATCCGATG AGGGGAAAAAGACTGACAAGAAAGAAACGGGGGATATGCTTTCCAATCTAGATGGTTCATC AGGTATGCAGATTACTGAAGCACTAAAGCTTCAAATGGAGGTACAGAAGCGACTACATGAACAATTGGAG GTGCAGAGACAGCTACAATTAAGGATAGAAGCTCAgggaaaatatttgaaaaagatAATCGAAGAGCAACAGCGACTCAGTGGGGTTCTTTCAGAAGCACCCGGCTCTGGTGTATCAGCACCAACTCCAGGAGATATGTTCCAACAGGAGCTTGACAATAAGACTGAACCAGCAACCCCCGACCCAGAAAAAGCTGCTAAAGAGCATGCACCAGCAAAGAGTCTTTCAGCTGAATCTTTTTCATCTCACCATGAACCGATGACACCAGATTCTGGTTGCCAAGTCGGTTCTCCTGCTGACAGTCCTAATGGTGAGAGATCAACTAAAAAGCAACGAGTAAGCGTGGAAGGAGCATATTTGAAATCAGACATGGTGCTTCCTCATCAGATACTGGAGTCAAGCATGCCGTCATACCAGCAACCAAACGCTATTTTCCTTACCCAAGATCACTTTGATCCTTCTTTAGGTTTGTCTACAAGAAGTGGTGAGGAATTGGATAAGCTTGGTGGCAGGAATATGTGA
- the LOC11409542 gene encoding uncharacterized protein, translated as MIDQFINFIIRPPRAEYDPDQYLCEKEFTLLGRQYQRKDLELKNARGYTLKCSHYIPSHFPEDISLPCVIYCHGNSGCRVDANEAAVVLLPSNITVFTLDFSGSGLSDGDHVSLGWHEKDDLKMVVSYLRSNKQVSRIGLWGRSMGAVTSLLYGAEDPSIAGLVLDSAFSNLYDLMMELVDVYKIRLPKFTLKMVVQYMRRVIEKKAKFDIMDLNCLQAAPKTFIPVLFGHGNDDDFVQPHHSDLIAESYAGDKNIIKFDGDHNSIRPQIFYDSVCIFFYNVLRPPHIPRARRFEKYYSLRDTKISSAVNEGLLYDLLSSLRASTTDAASSSSAIRTISNSTIASESVIREDTTHGNGEPADAKDEQKFPTEDYFSYSSSARESWDGDNDSEVFATPMGSMREALAEPKEGEKNQKKKKKKKAEKVTKKLKPDRFEKLESFSRRLRFCILKGSVHQRHQST; from the exons ATGATTGACCAATTCATCAATTTCATTATTCGGCCACCCAg GGCTGAGTATGATCCAGATCAGTACCTATGCGAAAAGGAATTCACCCTTTTAGGAAGACAATACCAAAGAAAGGATTTGGAG CTCAAGAATGCCAGAGGATATACTTTGAAATGTAGTCATTACATCCCTTCACATTTCCCGGAAGATATATCCCTTCCTTGTGTTATCTATTGCCATGGAAATag TGGATGTAGGGTAGATGCTAATGAAGCTGCTGTGGTTCTTCTTCCATCAAATATTACTGTTTTTACGCTTGACTTCTCGGGGTCAGGCTTATCTGATGGTGACCATGTTAGCCTTGGTTGGCATGAA AAAGATGACCTCAAGATGGTGGTCTCGTATTTAAGAAGTAACAAACAAGTATCTCGTATAGGTCTCTGGGGACGATCAATGGGAGCTGTCACTAG CCTTCTTTATGGAGCTGAAGACCCTTCTATTGCTGGACTGGTGTTGGACAGCGCCTTTTCAAACTTGTACGACTTGATGATGGAGCTTGTTGATGTCTATAAAATCCGACTTCCAAAATTCACt cttaaaatggttgtacaataCATGCGGCGGGTTATTGAGAAGAAAGCAAAGTTTGATATTATGGACCTTAACTGTTTGCAG GCAGCACCGAAGACATTCATTCCGGTTTTATTTGGACATGGTAACGACGACGACTTTGTTCAGCCTCATCACTCTGATCTCATCGCTGAATCATATGCG GGagataaaaatatcataaaatttgatGGTGATCACAACTCCATTCGACCACAGATCTTCTACGATtcagtttgtatttttttctacaATGTCCTCCGCCCTCCTCACATTCCTAGAGCTCGTAGGTTTGAGAAATATTACAGTTTGAGAGATACAAAAATCAGTTCTGCTGTGAATGAG GGCCTATTATATGATTTACTGTCTAGTTTGCGGGCTTCGACTACTGATGCTGCTAGTTCATCTTCTGCTATTCGAACCATTTCAAATTCGACCATAGCATCA GAATCTGTGATTAGAGAAGACACAACACATGGCAATGGTGAACCTGCAGATGCAAAG GATGAGCAAAAGTTTCCAACTGAAGATTATTTCTCATATAGTAGTTCAGCAAGAGAAAGTTGGGATGGTGATAATGATTCTGAg GTATTTGCAACACCTATGGGAAGTATGAGAGAAGCATTGGCAGAACCAAAAGAAGGTGAAAAGaatcagaagaagaagaagaaaaagaaagccGAAAAGGTTACAAAGAAACTTAAGCCTGACAGGTTTGAGAAGTTGGAATCCTTCAGTCGACGCCTGCGGTTCTGCATTCTGAAGGGATCTGTCCATCAAAGACACCAATCCACTTGA